One window from the genome of Luteithermobacter gelatinilyticus encodes:
- a CDS encoding 5-formyltetrahydrofolate cyclo-ligase, producing the protein MNSKSELRKKLLEERRYLSQTQGVAAARDVAARLLLLPEMKNVEFVAGYAPLNSELDCLVALKVLHAAYYRVALPVVVRKDSPLMFREWDFERPLINGPYQTRHPDENYHEVIPDMMLVPLLAFDKVGHRLGYGGGYYDRTLAAYRAQRPAFLAVGLAFEGQRHDELFRDAHDEPLDMVITEKNVYRFTQ; encoded by the coding sequence ATGAACAGCAAGAGCGAGCTACGCAAAAAACTGCTTGAGGAGCGGCGGTATTTGTCACAGACCCAGGGCGTTGCGGCGGCACGGGATGTGGCGGCACGGCTGCTGTTGCTGCCGGAAATGAAAAATGTCGAGTTTGTGGCCGGATACGCCCCGCTGAACAGCGAACTGGATTGTCTGGTAGCGCTCAAAGTGTTGCATGCGGCCTATTATCGGGTGGCTTTGCCGGTTGTGGTGCGAAAGGACAGCCCACTCATGTTCCGGGAATGGGACTTTGAGCGGCCACTCATCAACGGCCCTTATCAGACCCGCCACCCCGACGAAAACTACCATGAAGTCATCCCCGATATGATGCTGGTGCCGTTGCTGGCGTTTGACAAGGTGGGGCATCGGTTGGGCTATGGTGGCGGATATTATGACCGCACGCTGGCGGCCTATCGGGCCCAGCGGCCGGCGTTTCTGGCTGTGGGGTTGGCTTTTGAGGGGCAACGCCATGACGAACTGTTCCGGGATGCCCATGACGAGCCCCTGGATATGGTGATTACCGAAAAAAATGTATACAGGTTTACTCAGTGA
- a CDS encoding TIGR00282 family metallophosphoesterase, with amino-acid sequence MRFLYLGDIVGRSGRKLALEQVPLLRDQLRLDFVVANGENAAAGFGITEKIAQELFAAGVDVITTGNHVWDQKETLGYINSEKRLIRPINFPKGTPGMGAGVFELSRGRKALIINAMGRIFMDPLDDPFACVEAELSKHRLGVTVQFILVDIHGEATSEKMAMGHFCDGRVSLVVGSHSHVPTADAQILDGGTAYQTDAGMCGDYNSVIGMDKAEPLQRFTRKIATARFTPALGPATLCGVFVETDDKTGLARRIEPLRLGARLHEHLPTG; translated from the coding sequence GTGAGATTTCTTTATTTAGGTGATATCGTGGGCCGGTCCGGTCGGAAACTGGCCCTCGAACAGGTTCCGCTGTTGCGGGACCAGCTCAGGCTGGATTTTGTGGTAGCCAACGGGGAAAATGCCGCGGCCGGCTTTGGGATTACGGAAAAAATCGCGCAGGAGCTTTTCGCCGCGGGGGTGGATGTGATTACCACCGGCAATCATGTCTGGGACCAGAAGGAAACCCTGGGATATATAAATTCTGAAAAACGTCTGATCCGGCCGATCAACTTTCCCAAAGGAACGCCCGGCATGGGCGCGGGGGTGTTTGAGCTCAGCCGCGGCAGAAAGGCGCTCATCATCAATGCCATGGGACGCATTTTCATGGATCCGCTGGACGATCCCTTTGCTTGTGTCGAGGCGGAACTCAGCAAACACCGGCTGGGGGTGACGGTGCAATTCATCCTGGTGGATATCCACGGCGAGGCCACATCGGAAAAAATGGCGATGGGACATTTCTGTGATGGCCGGGTGTCGCTGGTGGTGGGATCGCACAGTCATGTGCCGACGGCAGATGCCCAGATCCTGGATGGTGGCACGGCCTATCAGACCGATGCTGGCATGTGCGGCGACTATAATTCGGTGATCGGTATGGATAAGGCGGAACCTTTACAACGATTTACCCGCAAGATTGCCACCGCCCGGTTCACGCCGGCTCTGGGGCCGGCCACGCTGTGCGGGGTTTTTGTGGAAACCGACGACAAAACGGGCCTCGCCAGACGCATCGAGCCGTTGCGGCTCGGCGCCCGGTTGCACGAACACCTGCCGACAGGGTAG
- a CDS encoding YebC/PmpR family DNA-binding transcriptional regulator produces the protein MAGHSKFKNIMHRKGAQDKKRSSLFSKLSKEITVAAKLGGPDIDANPRLRLAVNNARANSMPKENIQRAINKSQGGDSENYEEIRYEGFGPGGVALIVESLTDNRNRAATEIRTAFAKNGGNMGETGSVSYQFDKKGEIIYEASVMDADSMFEAALEAGAEDVISDDETHEIYCAMEDLHAVTTALTEAVGQEPKSSRLIWKPQTLVQVNEEDARKLLKMLDVMDDLDDVQNVYGNYEIPDEILEKLGA, from the coding sequence ATGGCAGGACATTCCAAGTTCAAAAACATCATGCACCGCAAGGGTGCGCAGGACAAGAAAAGGTCATCCCTGTTCAGCAAGCTCAGCAAGGAGATTACCGTTGCGGCGAAACTGGGCGGGCCGGATATTGACGCCAATCCACGCCTGCGTCTGGCGGTCAATAACGCCCGTGCCAACAGCATGCCCAAGGAGAATATTCAGCGGGCCATCAACAAGTCCCAGGGGGGCGACAGCGAGAATTACGAGGAAATCCGCTATGAGGGATTCGGGCCGGGCGGCGTGGCGCTGATCGTGGAAAGTCTGACCGACAATCGCAATCGGGCGGCCACAGAAATCCGTACCGCTTTCGCCAAGAACGGCGGCAATATGGGCGAGACCGGCAGCGTGTCCTATCAGTTCGATAAGAAGGGCGAAATCATCTATGAAGCCAGCGTCATGGATGCCGACAGCATGTTTGAAGCGGCCTTGGAGGCGGGGGCGGAAGACGTCATTTCTGACGACGAAACCCACGAAATCTATTGTGCGATGGAAGATCTGCATGCTGTGACTACGGCATTGACCGAGGCGGTAGGTCAGGAGCCGAAAAGCTCCCGTCTGATCTGGAAACCCCAGACTCTGGTCCAGGTCAATGAAGAGGACGCCCGCAAGTTGCTGAAAATGCTGGATGTCATGGATGATCTTGACGATGTTCAGAACGTCTATGGCAATTATGAAATTCCTGACGAGATCTTGGAGAAGCTGGGCGCGTGA
- the ruvC gene encoding crossover junction endodeoxyribonuclease RuvC, with the protein MNTRQRLIGLDPGLRKTGWGIIDVEGTRLRHVANGVVHSDDRCPLGERLVQLYDGLTEVIATWEPHSAAVEETFVNKNPTTTLKLGQARGVVLLVPALAGIPVAEYTPNHIKKSVVGSGHAAKRQIRAMLSVLLPGVEIHGEDAGDALSVAICHAHHGGATPKTATVSKFSPAELALKQGPGAQIIMPKPRNGAEGGEGNK; encoded by the coding sequence GTGAACACACGGCAACGTCTGATCGGGCTGGACCCCGGATTACGCAAGACAGGCTGGGGCATTATTGATGTGGAAGGCACCCGGCTTCGTCATGTCGCCAACGGCGTTGTCCATTCCGATGATCGTTGCCCGCTTGGCGAGCGGCTGGTGCAGCTTTATGACGGCCTGACAGAAGTCATCGCTACCTGGGAGCCGCATTCGGCCGCTGTCGAGGAAACCTTTGTTAACAAAAACCCCACCACAACCCTGAAACTGGGGCAGGCGCGGGGTGTGGTTTTGCTGGTGCCGGCCCTGGCAGGCATTCCGGTGGCGGAATATACCCCCAACCACATCAAAAAATCGGTGGTGGGGTCCGGCCATGCGGCCAAGCGGCAGATCCGCGCCATGCTGTCGGTTTTGCTGCCTGGGGTGGAAATTCACGGGGAGGATGCCGGGGATGCGTTGTCCGTGGCCATATGCCATGCTCATCATGGCGGCGCCACTCCAAAGACGGCGACTGTTTCCAAATTCAGCCCTGCGGAGCTGGCCTTGAAACAGGGGCCGGGAGCGCAGATTATTATGCCCAAACCCCGGAACGGGGCCGAAGGGGGGGAAGGAAACAAATGA
- the ruvA gene encoding Holliday junction branch migration protein RuvA, whose product MIAKLRGLLDSSGEDWCIVDVNGVGYQVFCSARTLSRMGGVGETVTLMIETHVREDHIHLYGFASELERDWFRLLQTVQGVGAKVALGILSVAGPDELSSSIAAGDKTTVGRASGIGPKLATRIVTELKDKVAKFAFLPTQAGGGKAAPTGTGAVPVGDNGEIVQDAVSALVNLGYRQAEAYMAVNAAARSLDGEVTVQTLIRLGLKELNK is encoded by the coding sequence ATGATTGCCAAATTACGGGGCCTTCTGGACAGCAGCGGCGAAGACTGGTGTATCGTGGATGTCAACGGGGTCGGCTACCAGGTGTTCTGTTCTGCCCGTACGCTGAGCCGGATGGGCGGCGTGGGGGAGACGGTGACCCTGATGATTGAAACCCATGTGCGCGAAGATCATATTCACCTGTATGGTTTCGCCAGCGAACTGGAACGGGACTGGTTCCGTTTGCTGCAGACGGTACAGGGGGTGGGGGCAAAAGTGGCGCTGGGTATTCTGTCGGTGGCAGGGCCCGACGAGCTCAGCAGTTCCATTGCCGCAGGAGACAAAACCACCGTAGGGCGCGCCAGCGGTATCGGTCCCAAACTGGCGACCCGTATTGTCACGGAACTTAAGGATAAGGTAGCCAAGTTTGCGTTTCTGCCAACCCAGGCGGGCGGCGGGAAAGCCGCCCCGACCGGTACCGGGGCGGTCCCGGTTGGCGACAATGGCGAAATCGTTCAGGATGCGGTGTCGGCATTGGTAAATCTGGGCTATCGGCAGGCGGAAGCTTATATGGCGGTCAATGCTGCGGCCCGCAGTCTGGACGGCGAGGTGACCGTGCAGACCCTGATCCGTCTGGGTCTTAAGGAGCTGAATAAATGA
- the ruvB gene encoding Holliday junction branch migration DNA helicase RuvB produces the protein MEEDGGRLMSAQPRTEDEFEASIRPTRLSEFIGQNKARENLSVFIKAARARGDALDHVLFYGPPGLGKTTLAQIMARELGVNFRATSGPVISKAGDLAALLTNLEENDILFIDEIHRLNAAVEEILYPAMEDYHLDLIIGEGPAARSVRIDLPPFTLVGATTRSGLLTTPLRDRFGIPTRLEFYGPEDLEKIVSRGARVLGVEITREGAYEIARRARGTPRIAGRLLRRVRDFALVAGDGVVDEKIADQALNRMEVDAVGLDAMDHRYLNCIGVNYGGGPVGVETLAAALSEPRDAIEEIIEPYLIQIGFVQRTPRGRMLSAAGFRHIGLEAPQVPTPEQMNFLENGPGNGND, from the coding sequence ATGGAGGAAGACGGCGGCCGGCTGATGAGTGCGCAACCAAGAACCGAGGACGAGTTTGAGGCCAGCATCCGCCCCACGCGCCTCAGCGAGTTTATTGGCCAGAACAAGGCCCGGGAGAATCTGAGTGTGTTCATCAAGGCGGCACGGGCGCGCGGGGATGCGCTGGATCATGTGCTGTTTTACGGGCCGCCGGGGTTGGGCAAAACCACGCTGGCCCAGATCATGGCCCGCGAACTGGGCGTGAATTTCCGCGCCACTTCAGGACCGGTGATCTCCAAGGCCGGGGACCTGGCGGCGCTGCTGACCAATCTTGAGGAAAACGATATTCTGTTTATTGATGAGATCCACCGGCTCAATGCGGCGGTGGAGGAAATTCTTTATCCTGCCATGGAGGATTACCATCTGGACCTGATCATTGGCGAGGGACCGGCGGCGCGTTCCGTGCGCATTGATCTGCCGCCCTTTACTCTGGTGGGGGCCACAACCCGGTCGGGATTGTTGACCACGCCACTTAGGGATCGTTTCGGTATTCCCACCCGGCTGGAATTTTACGGTCCTGAGGATCTGGAAAAAATTGTCAGTCGGGGGGCGCGGGTGCTGGGGGTGGAGATCACCCGGGAAGGAGCGTACGAGATTGCCCGACGGGCGCGCGGCACGCCGCGTATTGCCGGGCGGCTGTTACGACGGGTACGGGATTTTGCCCTGGTGGCCGGGGATGGCGTGGTGGACGAGAAAATCGCCGATCAGGCCCTGAACCGGATGGAGGTGGATGCCGTGGGACTGGATGCCATGGATCACCGCTATCTGAATTGTATTGGGGTCAATTACGGTGGCGGGCCAGTGGGGGTGGAGACCCTGGCGGCGGCCTTGTCGGAACCACGGGATGCAATTGAAGAGATCATCGAACCGTATCTCATCCAGATCGGTTTTGTCCAGCGCACGCCGCGCGGGCGCATGCTTTCCGCCGCCGGTTTCCGTCATATCGGTCTTGAGGCGCCCCAGGTGCCGACGCCGGAACAGATGAATTTTCTGGAAAACGGGCCGGGAAACGGAAATGACTGA
- the ybgC gene encoding tol-pal system-associated acyl-CoA thioesterase, whose product MTEILPHSGTMPNAGQIKDGEHILPVRVYYEDTDAGGIVYYANYLRFLERGRSDMLRLLGVDQVRMLDFREPDDIMFVVRRAEVDYLRPARLDDALTVHTKLAKLGAVSLTMTQEIRRQTEGQEEPLVRAVIKAGILGQDGKPKRLSGRIRTMLEMADRLGTEQDSGRTTGI is encoded by the coding sequence ATGACTGAAATTTTGCCACATTCAGGAACTATGCCTAATGCTGGGCAGATTAAGGATGGTGAACATATTCTGCCGGTAAGGGTTTATTATGAGGATACGGATGCAGGTGGAATCGTCTATTACGCCAATTACTTACGGTTTCTGGAGCGGGGACGGTCAGATATGTTGCGGCTTCTGGGGGTGGACCAGGTAAGGATGCTGGATTTCCGGGAGCCGGACGATATCATGTTTGTGGTTCGTCGGGCAGAAGTGGATTATCTGCGGCCGGCGCGGCTGGATGATGCGCTGACGGTGCATACGAAGCTTGCGAAACTGGGGGCGGTGAGCCTGACCATGACGCAGGAAATCCGCCGCCAGACGGAAGGACAGGAAGAACCCCTGGTCAGGGCCGTGATCAAGGCGGGGATCCTGGGTCAGGATGGGAAGCCGAAACGGCTTTCCGGACGGATCAGGACGATGCTGGAAATGGCAGACCGGCTAGGGACAGAGCAGGATTCTGGAAGAACGACAGGCATTTAA
- the tolQ gene encoding protein TolQ, protein MAENTVEAVNLGGEVPDFSLWGMFAQADIVVQLVMVLLLLASVWCWAIIFDKIRRIRRISAQADQFDAEFWSGNSLEDLYERVRRNPDHPMAMLFVAAMKEWQRSVSSTGRIAMGVQDRLFRVMRVTVSREMENLENYLSFLATVGSTAPFIGLFGTVWGIMNSFQSIAITHNSSLAVVAPGIAEALFATAMGLVAAIPAVMAYNKISNDLARYANRLDSFADEFGTILSRQLDEEQH, encoded by the coding sequence ATGGCAGAAAATACAGTTGAGGCCGTCAATCTGGGCGGCGAAGTTCCCGATTTTTCCTTGTGGGGCATGTTTGCCCAGGCCGATATCGTGGTCCAGCTGGTGATGGTGTTATTATTGTTGGCCTCTGTATGGTGCTGGGCCATCATTTTCGATAAAATTCGGCGTATCCGGCGGATTTCGGCCCAGGCTGACCAGTTTGATGCGGAATTCTGGTCCGGCAATTCGCTGGAAGACCTGTATGAACGGGTCCGCCGCAATCCGGATCATCCCATGGCCATGCTGTTTGTGGCGGCGATGAAGGAGTGGCAGCGTTCGGTGTCCAGCACGGGACGTATTGCGATGGGGGTTCAGGACCGCCTGTTCCGGGTGATGCGGGTCACTGTCAGCCGGGAAATGGAAAATCTGGAAAATTATCTGAGTTTCCTGGCCACGGTGGGGTCAACAGCGCCGTTTATCGGCCTGTTTGGCACCGTCTGGGGCATTATGAACAGTTTCCAGTCGATCGCCATCACCCATAATTCTTCCCTTGCGGTGGTGGCCCCGGGCATTGCCGAGGCGTTGTTTGCCACGGCAATGGGGCTGGTGGCGGCGATACCGGCGGTGATGGCCTATAACAAGATTTCCAACGACCTGGCGCGTTACGCCAATCGGCTGGACAGTTTTGCCGATGAGTTTGGCACCATCCTGTCCCGTCAGTTAGATGAGGAGCAGCACTGA
- the tolR gene encoding protein TolR: MGASFDPRPHYHRSGFSRRHRAMSEINVTPFVDVMLVLLVVFMVAAPLLTVGVPIDLPRSDARPLPENTKPLNITIDKNGRIYLQDEEIALDSLVPRLKVIFENRQDDRIYVHGDKAVDYGTVIKVMGVMNAAGFSRVALVTDTEH; encoded by the coding sequence ATGGGGGCCTCCTTCGATCCGCGGCCACATTATCATCGTAGCGGGTTTTCCCGCCGTCACCGGGCCATGAGCGAGATTAACGTTACTCCCTTTGTGGATGTGATGCTGGTGCTGCTGGTGGTGTTTATGGTCGCGGCGCCGCTGCTGACCGTAGGGGTGCCCATTGACCTGCCGCGCTCGGACGCAAGACCGCTGCCGGAAAACACCAAACCGCTGAATATCACCATTGACAAAAACGGCAGGATCTATCTGCAGGATGAAGAGATCGCCCTGGACAGCCTGGTGCCGCGGCTCAAGGTTATTTTTGAAAACCGTCAAGATGACCGCATCTATGTACATGGCGACAAGGCGGTGGATTATGGCACCGTCATCAAGGTCATGGGGGTTATGAATGCCGCCGGCTTTTCAAGGGTAGCCCTGGTAACGGATACGGAACATTAA
- a CDS encoding cell envelope integrity protein TolA: MRNALIISLVLHISVIAVAVVGLPSLRDDRAETEMTVIPVEVVRVADKTRLKPKPVKVDEAKDKPKEDAKKPERKTAPPPPEPPKLASSMPLPDMKPKPKPEKKKPEPKPQIARASTPNVTPRAKPRPPSRFSSSRIAALLDKRREEQKTLGEMLKEKGYYDQPQQISDLDLQQQTLSLADAIRRQVHNCWSIPAGAKNAEDLQVVIRINLTPDGKLARPPKVKDQDRMHQPGQEFFRTAAESALRAVRKCEPYELPRDKYELWREIELIFDPKEVLTG; encoded by the coding sequence GTGCGTAACGCCCTTATCATTTCCCTGGTTCTGCATATTTCCGTCATTGCTGTGGCAGTGGTGGGACTGCCGTCATTGCGCGATGATCGGGCGGAAACGGAAATGACGGTTATTCCGGTGGAAGTGGTGCGCGTAGCGGACAAAACCCGCCTGAAACCCAAGCCTGTCAAAGTGGATGAAGCTAAAGACAAACCCAAAGAAGACGCGAAAAAACCGGAGCGTAAAACAGCGCCGCCACCGCCCGAACCGCCAAAACTGGCTTCCAGCATGCCGCTTCCGGACATGAAACCCAAACCCAAGCCTGAAAAGAAGAAACCCGAGCCAAAACCGCAGATTGCCCGGGCCAGCACCCCCAATGTGACGCCGCGGGCCAAACCCCGTCCGCCCAGCCGGTTTTCCAGCAGCCGGATTGCCGCCCTGCTGGATAAACGGCGGGAAGAACAGAAAACCCTGGGCGAAATGCTGAAGGAAAAGGGGTATTATGATCAGCCGCAACAGATCAGTGATCTGGACCTTCAGCAGCAGACGCTCAGTCTGGCCGATGCGATCCGTCGGCAGGTTCATAACTGTTGGAGCATTCCGGCGGGGGCCAAAAATGCGGAGGATCTTCAGGTGGTGATCCGTATCAATCTGACGCCGGACGGTAAACTTGCCCGTCCGCCAAAGGTGAAGGACCAGGACCGTATGCATCAACCGGGGCAGGAATTTTTCCGGACCGCCGCAGAAAGTGCCCTTCGGGCGGTACGCAAATGCGAACCTTATGAACTGCCCCGGGACAAATACGAACTTTGGCGTGAAATCGAATTGATTTTCGATCCCAAGGAAGTATTGACAGGATAA
- the tolB gene encoding Tol-Pal system beta propeller repeat protein TolB, which produces MTFVAGVLSLSAAHAVIRVDITKGQVDPLPIAVTDLKGDERQTISGGTINDIGKRISQVVSADLDRSGLFRLIDPRAFFRDSAGSSPKFANWRAVGAQALVTGTLTLQEDGRIRVEFRLWDVLAKSQMIGLRYYTTPQNWRRIAHMIADAIYERLTGEKGYFDTRIVYISESGPATNRIKRLAIMDQDGHNHKFLTDGRHLVLTPRFSPTAQEITYLSYINDNPRVYLYNIDTGKQELLGDFPGMTFAPRFSPDGNKVIMSQAQDGNSDIYVMELRTRKVTRLTTHSAIDTSPSYSPDGRYITFNSDRGGSQQIYVMDADGKNVRRISFGKGRYATPVWSPRGDLIAFTKIYQGRFYIGVMRPDGSGERLLTESYLDEGPTWSPNGRVLMFFRQQPYNSNGKGGETQIWSIDLTGYNERQIITPLEASDPAWSPLIR; this is translated from the coding sequence ATGACGTTTGTCGCCGGGGTGTTGTCCCTTTCAGCCGCCCATGCGGTTATTCGGGTGGACATCACCAAGGGGCAGGTGGATCCGCTGCCTATCGCCGTAACGGACCTGAAAGGGGATGAGCGTCAGACCATCTCTGGCGGAACCATCAACGATATTGGCAAGCGGATTTCCCAGGTGGTCAGTGCCGATCTCGATCGTTCGGGCCTGTTTCGTTTGATTGACCCTCGGGCCTTTTTCCGGGATTCTGCCGGCAGCAGCCCCAAATTTGCCAACTGGCGGGCTGTGGGCGCGCAGGCGCTGGTCACTGGCACGCTCACCCTTCAGGAAGACGGGCGTATCCGGGTGGAATTCCGTCTATGGGATGTTCTGGCCAAAAGCCAGATGATCGGCCTGCGCTATTATACCACGCCGCAGAACTGGCGGCGCATTGCCCATATGATTGCCGATGCGATTTATGAACGGCTGACTGGTGAAAAAGGGTATTTTGATACACGGATCGTGTATATTTCCGAAAGCGGTCCGGCGACTAACCGTATCAAACGTCTGGCCATTATGGATCAGGACGGCCACAATCATAAATTCCTGACGGATGGCCGTCACCTGGTGCTCACGCCGCGGTTTTCTCCGACAGCCCAGGAAATTACCTATCTTTCCTATATCAACGATAACCCGCGGGTTTATCTTTATAACATTGACACTGGAAAGCAGGAGCTTCTGGGCGATTTTCCGGGCATGACCTTTGCGCCGCGCTTCTCCCCGGACGGCAATAAGGTGATCATGTCTCAGGCCCAAGATGGTAATTCGGACATTTATGTCATGGAGCTGAGAACCCGCAAGGTAACGCGTTTGACGACCCATTCCGCCATTGACACGTCGCCCAGCTATTCGCCGGATGGCCGGTATATCACCTTTAACTCCGACCGGGGCGGCAGCCAGCAGATTTATGTCATGGATGCCGATGGCAAGAATGTGCGGCGGATCAGTTTTGGTAAGGGGCGCTACGCGACCCCGGTTTGGTCTCCTCGGGGTGATTTGATTGCGTTTACGAAAATCTATCAGGGGCGGTTTTATATCGGGGTGATGCGCCCCGACGGATCAGGGGAACGGCTATTGACCGAGAGTTATCTGGACGAGGGACCGACCTGGTCGCCCAACGGCCGGGTGCTGATGTTTTTCCGCCAGCAACCCTATAATAGTAATGGAAAAGGGGGGGAGACTCAGATATGGTCAATCGACCTGACCGGGTACAATGAAAGGCAGATCATAACACCTTTGGAGGCGTCGGACCCTGCATGGTCCCCCTTGATTAGATAA
- the pal gene encoding peptidoglycan-associated lipoprotein Pal, with translation MLEKIFGAKYLVLAGAVLFVSACANTDKSALDRAPQETTTPEEEIETAPREEVIVEPEDVGPPAGSQEDLDVTAGSRVYFGFDRYDLTPEARDTLQAQAKWLMDNPSVTVTIEGHADERGTREYNLALGDRRANAVKNYLVALGVSPSRIRTVSYGKERPAVLGSGESVWAQNRRAFTRVD, from the coding sequence ATGCTGGAAAAAATATTTGGCGCAAAATATTTGGTATTGGCTGGGGCTGTGCTTTTTGTGAGTGCATGTGCAAATACCGACAAGTCGGCTCTTGACAGGGCGCCGCAGGAAACGACCACGCCGGAAGAGGAAATTGAAACCGCCCCGCGTGAAGAAGTGATTGTTGAGCCCGAGGATGTGGGCCCGCCGGCGGGTTCTCAGGAAGATCTTGATGTGACGGCCGGGTCACGGGTTTATTTCGGCTTTGACCGGTATGATCTGACACCCGAAGCCCGTGATACGCTGCAGGCTCAGGCAAAATGGCTGATGGACAACCCTTCTGTCACGGTGACCATCGAAGGACATGCAGACGAGCGGGGGACCCGTGAATACAACCTGGCGCTTGGTGATCGTCGCGCCAATGCCGTGAAAAACTATCTGGTGGCTCTCGGCGTCAGCCCGTCCCGGATCCGTACTGTCAGCTACGGCAAGGAACGTCCGGCTGTTCTTGGCTCCGGGGAAAGCGTCTGGGCCCAGAACCGTCGCGCCTTTACCCGGGTAGATTGA
- the ybgF gene encoding tol-pal system protein YbgF has protein sequence MSIGERLIKLVRANVRPPVKSSVKPSISLRLGAALTIGGLAGLMVLVSTGGTMAAPSLEKRIDILEKQLRAVQRKVFTPGSMFEDQQGAPQSPAAAPVASQGRAVVANLEARVAQMETQLRQLTGQVEETNHRLNKLIQRLDLLSDDYEFRLSELEKGKGQGAASGSAAGTGGAASSPNLAAVPSGGTQPLLPGGTVREQYDYAYGLVTRGDYIRAEAALQEFLRLYPQDELAGNAKYWLGQTYYARGMFTEATRTFLEGYDQYPKSQKAPAFLLKIGMSLYALGEKKDACEAYRELEMRFPDSVENKNRRPAEARKAGCQ, from the coding sequence ATGTCTATCGGTGAACGCCTGATTAAACTCGTTCGGGCTAATGTCAGACCCCCTGTCAAATCCTCTGTCAAACCCAGTATCAGTCTCCGTCTCGGGGCCGCTCTCACAATCGGCGGTCTTGCCGGGCTGATGGTGCTGGTTTCGACCGGCGGGACGATGGCGGCGCCATCTCTGGAAAAGCGGATTGATATTCTTGAAAAGCAGCTCAGGGCGGTTCAGCGCAAGGTTTTTACGCCCGGCAGCATGTTTGAGGATCAACAGGGGGCTCCCCAAAGCCCCGCCGCGGCGCCGGTTGCTTCTCAGGGGCGGGCGGTTGTGGCGAACCTGGAGGCGCGGGTGGCGCAGATGGAAACCCAGCTCCGTCAGCTTACAGGGCAGGTTGAGGAAACCAACCACCGGCTGAACAAGCTGATCCAGAGGCTGGACCTGTTGTCTGATGATTACGAGTTCCGCCTTTCCGAACTGGAAAAAGGTAAGGGACAGGGCGCTGCGTCCGGATCTGCTGCCGGAACTGGGGGGGCTGCCTCTTCTCCAAATTTGGCGGCAGTGCCGTCTGGGGGAACACAGCCCCTTTTGCCCGGGGGCACGGTGCGGGAACAATATGACTATGCCTACGGGCTGGTCACTAGGGGGGATTATATCCGCGCCGAAGCGGCACTTCAGGAGTTTTTGCGGTTATATCCCCAGGACGAACTGGCTGGCAATGCCAAATACTGGCTGGGACAGACCTATTATGCCCGCGGCATGTTTACGGAAGCCACCCGGACCTTTCTGGAAGGTTATGACCAGTATCCCAAAAGCCAGAAAGCCCCGGCTTTTCTCTTGAAAATCGGTATGTCGCTTTATGCCTTGGGAGAAAAGAAAGACGCTTGTGAGGCGTATCGGGAGCTGGAAATGCGGTTCCCGGACAGCGTGGAAAACAAAAACCGCCGCCCGGCCGAGGCCCGGAAAGCCGGGTGCCAGTGA